Proteins from a single region of Salvelinus namaycush isolate Seneca unplaced genomic scaffold, SaNama_1.0 Scaffold1224, whole genome shotgun sequence:
- the LOC120036163 gene encoding transmembrane protein 116-like isoform X3, protein MLNFVLQDVSNNTEQNTTTPEDWTVVYFAVRWIQMIMAVLSIVGSGSILVYATFQHLIRTPEIQPLFLLSVTDLLLAVSWLIGAVLFTQDCDSHVTCYNLHIVEQMLYMTSFFYTLNYVWTLYSGLNNRFYSSLHGYPAQCATKLRSFSKIAAVLSCVLPVLLMLPVFVTGNMDHCYTNLSQPYKCLLMHTEALFMSTDLSKMVVDSACHLVHMYSIAVFLAVFLLTFVGIVVLMGKARTVYRRYVSSSGFLGDRQWASLRVLDRHLLLYPSVFFFCWGPAVFLAAMILYNPKSVEGVVGVILYILQAFTSSSQGLLNCVVYGWTQTHFRSASKDALRDMDTQTPLLRSQKKGYKTLWSTPSPKPDDIEGSGILPTPH, encoded by the exons ATGTTAAATTTCGTCTTGCAAGATGTCTCAAACAACACGGAGCAAAACACAACAACGCCTGAGGACTGGACTGTT GTGTACTTTGCAGTCAGATGGATCCAGATGATTATGGCAGTGCTAAG CATTGTCGGTTCAGGTTCCATACTTGTTTATGCAACTTTCCAACACCTTATAAGGACACCTGAG ATCCAGCCATTGTTCTTACTGAGTGTGACAGACTTGCTGCTGGCAGTCAGCTGGCTGATAGGAGCAGTACTGTTCACCCAGGACTGTGATAGCCATGTGACCTGCTACAACCTACACATCGTTGAACAG ATGCTGTATATGACCTCGTTCTTCTACACATTGAACTATGTATGGACCCTGTACTCTGGGCTAAATAACAGATTCTACAGTAGCCTTCATGGATACCCAGCCCAA TGCGCCACCAAACTGAGAAGCTTCAGCAAGATTGCTGCAGTCCTGTCATG TGTCCTCCCCGTGCTGCTGATGCTGCCAGTGTTTGTAACAGGAAACATGGACCACTGTTACACAAACCTCAGCCAGCCTTACAA GTGCCTTCTAATGCACACGGAGGCACTCTTCATGTCCACTGACTTGAGCAAGATGGTGGTGGACTCAGCTTGCCACCTGGTACACATGTACAGTATTGCTGTCTTCCTGGCAGTGTTCCTCCTCACCTTTGTTGGCATTGTG GTGCTCATGGGAAAAGCCCGCACTGTTTACAGACGTTATGTGAGTTCTAGTGGTTTCCTAGGCGACAGGCAGTGGGCGTCGCTTCGTGTTCTGGACCGACACCTGCTCCTCTACCCCTCTGTCTTCTTCTTCTGTTGGGGCCCAG CAGTCTTCCTGGCAGCCATGATTCTGTACAACCCCAAATCAGTGGAGGGAGTTGTGGGCGTCATTCTCTACATCTTACAG GCCTTCACCTCATCCTCTCAAGGCCTTCTGAACTGTGTGGTGTACggctggacacagacacactttcGGTCAGCTAGCAAAGATGCTCTAAGGGACATGGACACCCAGACGCCACTTCTGAGATCTCAGAAGAAAGGCTATAAAACTCTATGGTCAACACCATCCCCCAAACCAGATGATATAGAAGGATCTGGTATTCTCCCGACACCACATTAA
- the LOC120036163 gene encoding transmembrane protein 116-like isoform X4 — MLYMTSFFYTLNYVWTLYSGLNNRFYSSLHGYPAQCATKLRSFSKIAAVLSCVLPVLLMLPVFVTGNMDHCYTNLSQPYKCLLMHTEALFMSTDLSKMVVDSACHLVHMYSIAVFLAVFLLTFVGIVVLMGKARTVYRRYVSSSGFLGDRQWASLRVLDRHLLLYPSVFFFCWGPAVFLAAMILYNPKSVEGVVGVILYILQVKLPAALKPTSKTCATSVHGLISTFSSSSQAFTSSSQGLLNCVVYGWTQTHFRSASKDALRDMDTQTPLLRSQKKGYKTLWSTPSPKPDDIEGSGILPTPH; from the exons ATGCTGTATATGACCTCGTTCTTCTACACATTGAACTATGTATGGACCCTGTACTCTGGGCTAAATAACAGATTCTACAGTAGCCTTCATGGATACCCAGCCCAA TGCGCCACCAAACTGAGAAGCTTCAGCAAGATTGCTGCAGTCCTGTCATG TGTCCTCCCCGTGCTGCTGATGCTGCCAGTGTTTGTAACAGGAAACATGGACCACTGTTACACAAACCTCAGCCAGCCTTACAA GTGCCTTCTAATGCACACGGAGGCACTCTTCATGTCCACTGACTTGAGCAAGATGGTGGTGGACTCAGCTTGCCACCTGGTACACATGTACAGTATTGCTGTCTTCCTGGCAGTGTTCCTCCTCACCTTTGTTGGCATTGTG GTGCTCATGGGAAAAGCCCGCACTGTTTACAGACGTTATGTGAGTTCTAGTGGTTTCCTAGGCGACAGGCAGTGGGCGTCGCTTCGTGTTCTGGACCGACACCTGCTCCTCTACCCCTCTGTCTTCTTCTTCTGTTGGGGCCCAG CAGTCTTCCTGGCAGCCATGATTCTGTACAACCCCAAATCAGTGGAGGGAGTTGTGGGCGTCATTCTCTACATCTTACAGGTAAAACTGCCAGCTGCTCTGAAACCTACATCCAAGACGTGTGCAACCTCAGTCCATGGCTTAATTTCTACTTTCTCATCCTCATCCCAGGCCTTCACCTCATCCTCTCAAGGCCTTCTGAACTGTGTGGTGTACggctggacacagacacactttcGGTCAGCTAGCAAAGATGCTCTAAGGGACATGGACACCCAGACGCCACTTCTGAGATCTCAGAAGAAAGGCTATAAAACTCTATGGTCAACACCATCCCCCAAACCAGATGATATAGAAGGATCTGGTATTCTCCCGACACCACATTAA
- the LOC120036163 gene encoding transmembrane protein 116-like isoform X1, translating into MLNFVLQDVSNNTEQNTTTPEDWTVVYFAVRWIQMIMAVLSIVGSGSILVYATFQHLIRTPEIQPLFLLSVTDLLLAVSWLIGAVLFTQDCDSHVTCYNLHIVEQMLYMTSFFYTLNYVWTLYSGLNNRFYSSLHGYPAQCATKLRSFSKIAAVLSCVLPVLLMLPVFVTGNMDHCYTNLSQPYKCLLMHTEALFMSTDLSKMVVDSACHLVHMYSIAVFLAVFLLTFVGIVVLMGKARTVYRRYVSSSGFLGDRQWASLRVLDRHLLLYPSVFFFCWGPAVFLAAMILYNPKSVEGVVGVILYILQVKLPAALKPTSKTCATSVHGLISTFSSSSQAFTSSSQGLLNCVVYGWTQTHFRSASKDALRDMDTQTPLLRSQKKGYKTLWSTPSPKPDDIEGSGILPTPH; encoded by the exons ATGTTAAATTTCGTCTTGCAAGATGTCTCAAACAACACGGAGCAAAACACAACAACGCCTGAGGACTGGACTGTT GTGTACTTTGCAGTCAGATGGATCCAGATGATTATGGCAGTGCTAAG CATTGTCGGTTCAGGTTCCATACTTGTTTATGCAACTTTCCAACACCTTATAAGGACACCTGAG ATCCAGCCATTGTTCTTACTGAGTGTGACAGACTTGCTGCTGGCAGTCAGCTGGCTGATAGGAGCAGTACTGTTCACCCAGGACTGTGATAGCCATGTGACCTGCTACAACCTACACATCGTTGAACAG ATGCTGTATATGACCTCGTTCTTCTACACATTGAACTATGTATGGACCCTGTACTCTGGGCTAAATAACAGATTCTACAGTAGCCTTCATGGATACCCAGCCCAA TGCGCCACCAAACTGAGAAGCTTCAGCAAGATTGCTGCAGTCCTGTCATG TGTCCTCCCCGTGCTGCTGATGCTGCCAGTGTTTGTAACAGGAAACATGGACCACTGTTACACAAACCTCAGCCAGCCTTACAA GTGCCTTCTAATGCACACGGAGGCACTCTTCATGTCCACTGACTTGAGCAAGATGGTGGTGGACTCAGCTTGCCACCTGGTACACATGTACAGTATTGCTGTCTTCCTGGCAGTGTTCCTCCTCACCTTTGTTGGCATTGTG GTGCTCATGGGAAAAGCCCGCACTGTTTACAGACGTTATGTGAGTTCTAGTGGTTTCCTAGGCGACAGGCAGTGGGCGTCGCTTCGTGTTCTGGACCGACACCTGCTCCTCTACCCCTCTGTCTTCTTCTTCTGTTGGGGCCCAG CAGTCTTCCTGGCAGCCATGATTCTGTACAACCCCAAATCAGTGGAGGGAGTTGTGGGCGTCATTCTCTACATCTTACAGGTAAAACTGCCAGCTGCTCTGAAACCTACATCCAAGACGTGTGCAACCTCAGTCCATGGCTTAATTTCTACTTTCTCATCCTCATCCCAGGCCTTCACCTCATCCTCTCAAGGCCTTCTGAACTGTGTGGTGTACggctggacacagacacactttcGGTCAGCTAGCAAAGATGCTCTAAGGGACATGGACACCCAGACGCCACTTCTGAGATCTCAGAAGAAAGGCTATAAAACTCTATGGTCAACACCATCCCCCAAACCAGATGATATAGAAGGATCTGGTATTCTCCCGACACCACATTAA
- the LOC120036163 gene encoding transmembrane protein 116-like isoform X2 — MSQTTRSKTQQRLRTGLFIVGSGSILVYATFQHLIRTPEIQPLFLLSVTDLLLAVSWLIGAVLFTQDCDSHVTCYNLHIVEQMLYMTSFFYTLNYVWTLYSGLNNRFYSSLHGYPAQCATKLRSFSKIAAVLSCVLPVLLMLPVFVTGNMDHCYTNLSQPYKCLLMHTEALFMSTDLSKMVVDSACHLVHMYSIAVFLAVFLLTFVGIVVLMGKARTVYRRYVSSSGFLGDRQWASLRVLDRHLLLYPSVFFFCWGPAVFLAAMILYNPKSVEGVVGVILYILQVKLPAALKPTSKTCATSVHGLISTFSSSSQAFTSSSQGLLNCVVYGWTQTHFRSASKDALRDMDTQTPLLRSQKKGYKTLWSTPSPKPDDIEGSGILPTPH; from the exons ATGTCTCAAACAACACGGAGCAAAACACAACAACGCCTGAGGACTGGACTGTT CATTGTCGGTTCAGGTTCCATACTTGTTTATGCAACTTTCCAACACCTTATAAGGACACCTGAG ATCCAGCCATTGTTCTTACTGAGTGTGACAGACTTGCTGCTGGCAGTCAGCTGGCTGATAGGAGCAGTACTGTTCACCCAGGACTGTGATAGCCATGTGACCTGCTACAACCTACACATCGTTGAACAG ATGCTGTATATGACCTCGTTCTTCTACACATTGAACTATGTATGGACCCTGTACTCTGGGCTAAATAACAGATTCTACAGTAGCCTTCATGGATACCCAGCCCAA TGCGCCACCAAACTGAGAAGCTTCAGCAAGATTGCTGCAGTCCTGTCATG TGTCCTCCCCGTGCTGCTGATGCTGCCAGTGTTTGTAACAGGAAACATGGACCACTGTTACACAAACCTCAGCCAGCCTTACAA GTGCCTTCTAATGCACACGGAGGCACTCTTCATGTCCACTGACTTGAGCAAGATGGTGGTGGACTCAGCTTGCCACCTGGTACACATGTACAGTATTGCTGTCTTCCTGGCAGTGTTCCTCCTCACCTTTGTTGGCATTGTG GTGCTCATGGGAAAAGCCCGCACTGTTTACAGACGTTATGTGAGTTCTAGTGGTTTCCTAGGCGACAGGCAGTGGGCGTCGCTTCGTGTTCTGGACCGACACCTGCTCCTCTACCCCTCTGTCTTCTTCTTCTGTTGGGGCCCAG CAGTCTTCCTGGCAGCCATGATTCTGTACAACCCCAAATCAGTGGAGGGAGTTGTGGGCGTCATTCTCTACATCTTACAGGTAAAACTGCCAGCTGCTCTGAAACCTACATCCAAGACGTGTGCAACCTCAGTCCATGGCTTAATTTCTACTTTCTCATCCTCATCCCAGGCCTTCACCTCATCCTCTCAAGGCCTTCTGAACTGTGTGGTGTACggctggacacagacacactttcGGTCAGCTAGCAAAGATGCTCTAAGGGACATGGACACCCAGACGCCACTTCTGAGATCTCAGAAGAAAGGCTATAAAACTCTATGGTCAACACCATCCCCCAAACCAGATGATATAGAAGGATCTGGTATTCTCCCGACACCACATTAA
- the LOC120036164 gene encoding gamma-aminobutyric acid type B receptor subunit 2-like — translation MVTSDNTVNQAVVKILQNYRWRRVGMLTQDVQRISEAYSLNMFGGRYQWILPGGYQGSWWEEANSSHCASNNLLTAMEGYITVDFTHLSNRQIKGISGRTPQEYDETYNRELLQRGLVASKFHGFAYDGVWVMVKALTRVIESVRHRERYDIHRNFTVSYKEIGQMVLDSMKEICFEGVTGQVLFRNGKRMGTIKLSQFQEDREVKIGQYNAEELELINHLIKFQGMEPPKDRTQSQRWDVSVPLYIILLSTTGLAMLMALSFLFFHIKHHNHWVMKKSSPSMNYLIILGTVLACTSVFLYGLDGSLVTDKVFVTLCPIRTWILSVGYTTTFGTLFAKTWRVWTIVKNKEIIEKINKDDLWIIVGGMLLIDLCLLTYWQMVDPLRRTVEEFSLETDPGGEDVNTRHFLDHCESTNMTKWLAIVYGYKGLLMFLGCFLALRTRHAHIHLLDDSKYTRLSMYHVTIMSIIGASGCFLTQYNPNVQLFMALVVISCCTCTLCLVFLPKLVKIRDNPNQVDPTSWLQCDLNKEDSETSSSSSSLNQCRSLESLRTENQQLRRRITEIGDQLEDVAMQVLEEELSPPSRQGHEVTLRAQVCSEDVPRMNRELFDDINSPEHVQRRLSVQLPILHHAYMPAVGGMTASCSSLLRSPDVPSAQQRQMPPSHRVMVTGL, via the exons ATGGTCACCTCAGACAACACAGTCAATCAGGCTGTTGTGAAGATCCTACAGAACTACAGGTGGAGACGTGTAGGGATGCTGACCCAGGATGTACAGAGGATCTCAGAG GCTTACAGCCTGAACATGTTTGGTGGGAGGTATCAGTGGATCCTCCCTGGCGGTTACCAGGggagctggtgggaggaggccAACTCCTCCCACTGTGCTTCAAACAACCTGCTGACCGCAATGGAAGGCTACATCACTGTGGACTTCACACACCTCAGTAACAGACAGATAAAAGGCATCTCAGGAAGG ACCCCACAAGAGTATGACGAGACTTACAACAGAGAGCTGCTGCAGAGAGGGTTGGTTGCCAGCAAGTTCCATGGGTTTGCCTATGATGGAGTTTGGGTGATGGTGAAAGCATTGACCAGGGTCATTGAGTCtgtaagacacagagagagatatgacATCCACCGGAACTTCACAGTCAGCTACAAGGAGATTGGACAAATGGTCCTGGATTCCATGAAGGAGATTTGCTTTGAGGGTGTAACT GGTCAAGTTCTGTTCAGAAATGGTAAACGCATGGGAACTATTAAATTAAGCCAATTTCAAG AGGACCGGGAGGTTAAGATAGGCCAGTATAATGCTGAAGAATTAGAACTCATCAACCACTTAATCAAGTTTCAAG GCATGGAGCCGCCTAAAGACCGGACACAGTCCCAGCGGTGGGATGTCAGTGTTCCCCTCTACATCATCTTGTTATCCACCACTGGCCTGGCCATGCTCATGgcactctccttcctcttcttccACATCAAGCATCACAACCATTG GGTCATGAAGAAGTCCAGTCCGTCCATGAACTACCTCATTATCCTGGGTACAGTGCTGGCCTGTACCTCCGTCTTCCTCTATGGGCTGGATGGATCCCTTGTGACTGACAAAGTGTTTGTTACGCTTTGCCCT ATTCGCACATGGATTCTTTCTGTAGGATACACCACAACTTTTGGGACATTGTTTGCAAAAACTTGGAGGGTCTGGACAATTGTCAAAAATAAGGAGATCATTGAAAAG ATTAATAAGGATGACCTATGGATAATTGTCGGGGGAATGCTGCTAATCGATCTGTGTCTGTTAACCTACTGGCAGATGGTGGATCCACTCAGGCGAACAGTGGAAGAGTTCAGCCTAGAG ACTGATCCTGGTGGTGAAGACGTTAATACAAGGCACTTCCTGGACCACTGTGAAAGTACAAACATGACTAAATGGCTCGCCATTGTATATGGCTACAAAGGGCTTCTAATG TTTCTTGGATGTTTCCTGGCCTTGAGAACAAGGCATGCACATATCCATCTCCTCGATGACAGCAAGTACACAAGGCTGAGCATGTACCACGTGACCATCATGTCTATCATTGGAGCATCAGGGTGCTTCCTGACCCAGTATAACCCTAATGTGCAGCTCTTCATGGCTTTGGTGGTCATCTCCTGCTGTACCTGCACCCTGTGTCTGGTGTTCCTGCCCAAG CTTGTAAAAATCAGAGACAATCCCAACCAAGTGGATCCAACTAGCTGGTTACAATGTGATCTTAACAAGGAGGATTCTGAGACCTCCAGTTCCTCTAGCAGTCTCAATCAGTGCAGATCTCTTGAAAGCCTGCGGACTGAAAACCAGCAGCTCCGGAGGAGAATCACAGAG ATTGGTGACCAGTTGGAGGATGTCGCCATGCAAGTACTAGAGGAAGAGCTGAGTCCTCCCAGTCGACAGGGCCATGAAGTGACACTGAGAGCCCAGGTGTGCTCTGAGGATGTGCCCAGGATGAACAGGGAACTCTTTGATGACATCAACTCACCTGAACA CGTCCAACGAAGACTTTCCGTGCAGCTGCCAATTCTTCACCACGCCTACATGCCAGCCGTTGGGGGAATGACTGCCAGCTGTTCCAGCCTTCTGAGAAGTCCCGATGTCCCCAGTGCCCAACAGAGACAGATGCCACCATCGCATCGGGTCATGGTCACCGGGCTGTGA